Proteins encoded within one genomic window of Cucumis sativus cultivar 9930 chromosome 3, Cucumber_9930_V3, whole genome shotgun sequence:
- the LOC101211416 gene encoding WAT1-related protein At4g15540 gives MERSLLYKEFAPLAGMIAAECATVGSNTVYKAISGHQISFYVFTFYTCLAAALVLLPFALIFRRSGVFPSEKLSFFLRLISLSAMGVGCQLFSYKGLEYSSPTLASAISNLIPALTFILAVLFGMEKVALRSSSSIAKIVGSTVSITGALVVVLYKGPIILPNPFSSPTRLNLPPPLGSSQPNWILGGLCFFFQYLLNSFWYIVLTQTMNIYPDELVVVCLFYVFEVLISAPICLLAEGNLSAWKLKNSMEVVAVLNSGCVGQSFVSAIHTWGVHVKGPVYVSSFRPLSIAIAAVTGVIFLGDDLHLGSIIGAIIIASGFYSIMWGKIKEEELKGQDDFSNLESSSKDKIPLLKSCKVQAD, from the exons ATGGAGCGCAGTCTTCTTTACAAGGAATTCGCTCCACTCGCCGGCATGATCGCCGCCGAGTGCGCCACCGTCGGCTCTAACACCGTCTACAAAGCCATTTCCGGCCACCAAATCAGCTTCTATGTCTTCACCTTCTACACTTGTCTAGCTGCCGCTCTCGTCCTTCTTCCTTTCGCCTTAATCTTCCGCAG aTCTGGAGTTTTTCCGTCCGAGAAGTTGTCGTTCTTCTTAAGATTGATTAGCTTATCGGCTATGGG AGTTGGATGTCAACTATTTTCGTATAAAGGATTGGAGTATAGTTCACCAACGCTTGCTTCCGCCATTAGTAATCTCATTCCAGCTCTTACTTTCATCTTGGCCGTTCTTTTCGG GATGGAGAAAGTAGCTTTGAGAAGCTCAAGCAGCATAGCCAAAATCGTTGGCTCAACAGTCTCCATAACAGGTGCACTGGTAGTGGTTCTTTATAAAGGTCCAATCATTCTACCAAACCCATTTTCTAGTCCAACAAGATTGAATCTTCCTCCTCCCTTGGGCTCTTCCCAACCAAATTGGATTTTGGGTGGCCTCTGCTTCTTTTTTCAGTACCTTCTCAACTCTTTCTGGTACATTGTTCTG ACCCAAACGATGAATATATATCCAGATGAACTAGTTGTGGTGTGTTTATTCTATGTTTTCGAGGTTTTAATATCTGCACCAATATGCCTATTAGCAGAAGGAAACTTGAGTGCTTGGAAGCTGAAAAATAGTATGGAAGTGGTTGCTGTTTTAAACTCG GGATGTGTGGGTCAATCCTTTGTCTCTGCAATCCATACATGGGGTGTACATGTGAAAGGGCCTGTTTACGTATCAAGTTTCAGGCCACTCTCAATTGCCATTGCTGCTGTTACTGGTGTTATTTTCCTTGGGGATGATCTTCATCTTGGAAG TATAATTGGAGCAATAATAATAGCAAGTGGGTTTTACTCTATAATGTGGGGGAAAATCAAAGAAGAGGAGTTGAAGGGACAGGATGATTTCTCAAACTTGGAGTCTTCATCCAAAGATAAGATTCCATTGTTGAAAAGCTGTAAAGTTCAAGCTGACTAA